The Streptococcaceae bacterium ESL0729 genome has a segment encoding these proteins:
- a CDS encoding alpha-ketoacid dehydrogenase subunit beta, producing the protein MAVKTYIAAITEALDLALERDENVLVFGEDVGENGGVFRATEGLNAKYGKDRVFNTPLAESAIGGMAIGLTTEDFRPVMEIQFFGFIFEVMDSIAAQMARNRFRFSATKQFPIVVRSPYGGGTHTPEMHADNLEGLMAQTPGLRVVMPSNPADAKGLLLAAIESNDPVIYLENLKLYRSVKAEVPEGYYTTPLDKAAVAREGSDITIVSYGGMVGNCLKAAENLEKEGISVEVIDLRTVSPIDVETIGKSVEKTGRVVVAQEAQRQAGIASSIMAEISERFILSLKAPIGRVSAPDSVYPFSMAENDWLPQVDDVVAKVKEIVEYD; encoded by the coding sequence ATGGCAGTAAAAACTTATATTGCAGCTATCACAGAAGCACTTGATCTTGCCCTTGAAAGGGATGAAAATGTCCTTGTTTTTGGTGAGGACGTTGGTGAAAATGGTGGAGTTTTTAGGGCTACAGAAGGCCTTAATGCCAAATATGGAAAAGACCGAGTCTTCAATACTCCTCTAGCAGAAAGTGCCATTGGTGGAATGGCTATAGGTCTTACAACAGAAGATTTTCGCCCAGTCATGGAGATTCAATTCTTTGGTTTCATCTTTGAGGTAATGGATTCCATTGCAGCTCAAATGGCAAGGAATCGCTTCCGTTTTAGTGCAACCAAGCAATTCCCAATTGTTGTCCGCTCGCCTTATGGTGGTGGAACTCATACGCCTGAGATGCACGCGGATAATTTGGAGGGCTTAATGGCCCAAACTCCTGGATTAAGGGTGGTCATGCCAAGTAATCCAGCTGATGCCAAGGGTCTTTTACTGGCAGCCATTGAATCAAATGATCCAGTCATCTATCTTGAAAACCTAAAACTTTATCGTTCAGTCAAGGCAGAAGTACCAGAAGGATATTACACAACACCCCTAGATAAGGCAGCTGTTGCCCGTGAGGGAAGCGATATAACTATCGTTAGCTATGGTGGAATGGTTGGCAACTGTTTGAAGGCAGCTGAAAACCTTGAGAAAGAAGGAATTTCAGTTGAGGTCATTGACCTTAGAACAGTATCTCCAATTGATGTTGAAACAATTGGTAAGAGTGTTGAAAAAACTGGTCGCGTGGTAGTTGCCCAAGAAGCACAAAGACAAGCTGGTATTGCAAGTAGCATTATGGCAGAAATCAGTGAACGTTTCATCTTAAGTCTAAAGGCACCAATCGGTCGTGTTTCAGCACCAGATAGTGTGTACCCATTCTCAATGGCAGAAAACGACTGGTTACCGCAAGTGGATGATGTTGTAGCAAAAGTTAAGGAGATTGTGGAATATGACTGA
- a CDS encoding thiamine pyrophosphate-dependent dehydrogenase E1 component subunit alpha yields the protein MTKGLEILDFKKQMEAQDLEFPTLEVLDNDGKLVDQELFDEAGISDDDLVNIMKLMIRQYVLNERSTKLAKQGRLGFVAPTRGQEASQSATSYAFTDDDFLMPGYRDIPQMINKGFPIYKAFLWSRGHQIGNQMGDVKTWFPQIIIGAQFVQAAGIALGMKMRGKKSVAYTYTGDGGSSQGDTYEGMNTAGAYKANAVFFIQNNGFAISTPRNLQSSAPHLASKGWGAGIPSIVVDGMDALACYIAAKKAREWAVSGNGPVLIETLCDRLEPHSMSGDDPLRYRTKEDIEAWYKKDPLIRMRIFLEGKGLWSTDIEEKYMAEVNSEIDDAVKQADNVPKQKVSDFIKNTFEQPGFIMEEQIKKFEGEGK from the coding sequence ATGACAAAAGGTCTTGAAATTTTAGATTTTAAGAAACAAATGGAAGCCCAAGATTTAGAATTTCCAACACTGGAAGTTTTAGATAATGATGGGAAGTTAGTTGATCAGGAGCTTTTTGATGAAGCAGGTATCAGTGATGACGACTTGGTCAATATTATGAAGCTTATGATTAGGCAGTATGTCCTCAATGAGCGAAGCACAAAACTTGCTAAACAGGGACGCTTGGGCTTTGTTGCTCCAACTCGTGGTCAAGAAGCCAGTCAATCTGCGACAAGTTATGCCTTTACTGATGATGATTTCTTGATGCCAGGTTACCGTGATATTCCGCAAATGATTAACAAGGGCTTTCCTATTTACAAGGCTTTCTTGTGGAGCCGTGGTCATCAAATTGGGAACCAAATGGGTGATGTAAAAACTTGGTTCCCACAGATTATTATTGGAGCTCAGTTTGTTCAAGCAGCAGGAATCGCCCTTGGAATGAAGATGAGGGGCAAGAAGTCAGTCGCTTATACTTATACAGGCGATGGTGGTTCTTCTCAAGGGGATACCTATGAAGGAATGAATACTGCAGGAGCTTATAAGGCTAATGCCGTTTTCTTCATTCAAAATAATGGTTTTGCCATCTCAACTCCGCGTAATCTTCAAAGTTCTGCACCACACTTGGCTTCTAAGGGTTGGGGTGCTGGTATTCCAAGTATTGTTGTTGATGGAATGGATGCTTTGGCCTGCTATATCGCTGCTAAAAAGGCACGTGAATGGGCAGTTTCAGGTAATGGTCCGGTCTTGATTGAGACCCTTTGTGACCGCTTGGAGCCACACTCAATGAGTGGAGACGATCCCCTTCGTTATAGGACTAAAGAAGACATTGAAGCTTGGTATAAAAAAGATCCACTAATCAGGATGCGTATATTCCTTGAAGGTAAAGGCCTATGGTCTACTGATATTGAGGAAAAATACATGGCAGAAGTCAACAGTGAAATCGATGATGCAGTCAAACAGGCTGATAATGTACCTAAACAAAAGGTATCAGATTTCATCAAAAATACCTTTGAACAACCAGGATTTATCATGGAAGAGCAAATTAAGAAGTTTGAAGGGGAGGGAAAATAA
- a CDS encoding lipoate--protein ligase, with translation MRYIINNNKTAPFNIAMDEWLLTKLKPSEPVFALWQNKNAVIVGKHQNTFEEINAPFIKEHEIEVVRRVTGGGAVYHDLGNLNFTFIIPLDHPDKVDWKKFVEPMLRALNKLGIPAVASGRNDLMVDGKKISGNAQRYANGYLMHHGTLLFNSNVETLVRALNVSDEKFISKAVKSVRSRVGNIHDVVPELTFEEFHEAVRYELSDHDKDAEIVLNEDQLAEIKKAAKDKFSSWDWNYGQSPKFNYHAHEKFTGGIIDIKAQVEKGIIQSITFEGDFLDVEDVDNIVPKFVGLPFDEEKILDLLKKYESKKYFGTITPEEVASLFESAKEV, from the coding sequence TTGAGATATATCATTAATAATAATAAAACGGCTCCATTTAACATTGCCATGGATGAGTGGTTACTAACTAAATTGAAGCCCAGTGAGCCCGTGTTTGCCCTTTGGCAAAATAAAAATGCCGTGATTGTTGGAAAACACCAAAACACCTTTGAAGAGATTAATGCACCCTTTATTAAGGAGCATGAAATTGAGGTTGTTAGGCGAGTTACAGGTGGGGGAGCAGTCTATCATGACCTAGGTAACCTTAATTTTACCTTCATTATTCCTTTGGATCATCCTGACAAGGTTGATTGGAAGAAGTTTGTGGAACCCATGCTTCGGGCCCTAAATAAACTTGGAATTCCAGCTGTTGCTAGCGGTCGTAATGATCTTATGGTAGATGGTAAGAAGATAAGTGGTAATGCCCAGCGTTATGCCAACGGCTACCTCATGCACCACGGAACCCTACTTTTTAACAGTAATGTTGAAACTCTTGTCAGAGCTCTTAATGTAAGTGATGAAAAATTCATTTCAAAAGCTGTGAAAAGCGTGCGTAGCAGGGTAGGAAATATCCATGATGTGGTACCAGAACTTACCTTTGAAGAATTCCATGAAGCTGTAAGGTATGAATTATCTGACCATGATAAGGATGCAGAGATTGTTTTAAATGAAGACCAACTGGCTGAGATTAAAAAGGCTGCCAAGGATAAGTTTTCAAGTTGGGATTGGAATTACGGCCAAAGTCCAAAATTCAATTATCATGCCCATGAAAAATTCACAGGTGGAATCATTGATATTAAGGCTCAGGTTGAAAAGGGTATTATCCAATCAATAACATTTGAAGGGGACTTCCTTGATGTGGAAGACGTTGACAACATTGTTCCTAAGTTTGTTGGCCTACCTTTTGATGAAGAGAAAATTCTTGATTTACTTAAAAAATATGAATCTAAGAAATATTTTGGAACAATTACCCCTGAAGAAGTTGCAAGTTTGTTTGAAAGTGCTAAGGAGGTTTAG
- a CDS encoding gamma-glutamyl-gamma-aminobutyrate hydrolase family protein, translating into MAIIGIAGTTFNETEELPFHGNKVIYTRKGFTDVIQDLGHTPIIIPQDQPEKAATYMKLVDRLLLTGGEDVSPRFYGEEASTKLGKTDSSRDLFEFALIDEAVKANKPILGICRGLQVLNVKFGGSLYQDISLSGSQIKHLQIPTKQIFSTHPVKLKDGGILDFLGKEHWVNSFHHQAVKELAPGFDDIAYASDGLIEAIHNKENRALGIQWHPEATWDLSAGDKQIFSYFLNQL; encoded by the coding sequence ATGGCTATAATTGGTATTGCAGGAACAACCTTTAATGAGACAGAGGAGCTTCCCTTTCATGGTAACAAGGTAATTTACACCAGAAAAGGATTCACCGATGTTATCCAGGATTTAGGGCACACTCCTATTATTATCCCCCAAGACCAACCTGAAAAGGCTGCGACCTATATGAAGCTTGTTGACAGACTCCTTCTAACTGGTGGCGAGGACGTAAGCCCTCGTTTTTACGGGGAAGAAGCTTCTACAAAGCTTGGGAAGACTGACTCTAGTCGAGATTTGTTCGAATTCGCCCTGATTGATGAAGCTGTAAAAGCCAACAAACCTATTTTAGGTATTTGCCGAGGCTTGCAGGTTCTCAATGTTAAATTTGGCGGTAGTCTCTACCAAGACATTTCCCTTTCAGGCAGCCAGATAAAACACCTGCAAATTCCTACCAAGCAAATTTTCTCAACCCATCCTGTCAAACTAAAAGACGGGGGCATCCTTGACTTTTTAGGCAAGGAGCACTGGGTTAATTCCTTCCACCACCAGGCTGTTAAGGAACTTGCTCCAGGATTTGACGATATCGCTTACGCAAGTGATGGCTTGATTGAAGCCATTCATAACAAGGAAAATAGGGCCCTAGGTATCCAGTGGCATCCTGAAGCTACC